In Engraulis encrasicolus isolate BLACKSEA-1 chromosome 24, IST_EnEncr_1.0, whole genome shotgun sequence, a single genomic region encodes these proteins:
- the LOC134441792 gene encoding uncharacterized protein LOC134441792, with protein MTMDGFDEATRSVLEEASPARDPPVPKKTKSGTKAAIPSSRSSSPAPMTVIASPTMPAKDVAAGLDSLKMQARHYKTLSNMYNKPNAKPNQNDVAQILDLEFEARRAFIDSDVTKEEDRPAKILDAYPCFKDVQNAMDELRRIVDGTNRRYIEDVRGRWTEFCTKVQFYSVWKKVLKPPFPLDVRSVDFTLALFNALPPLFPSSVLPPKKLACSEALIHILKVSKYFPRFKQIHSFTKL; from the exons ATGACAATGGATGGCTTTGATGAAGCCACTCGTTCGGTATTGGAAG AAGCGTCCCCAGCACGAGATCCCCCTGTGCCAAAAAAGACAAAGAGTGGCACCAAAGCAGCCATTCCATCATCCAGGTCTTCCTCACCGGCACCCATGACTGTGATTGCTTCACCAACCATGCCTGCAAAAGATGTTGCTG CGGGTCTCGACAGTCTGAAGATGCAGGCCAGACACTACAAAACCTTGAGCAACATGTACAACAAGCCCAATGCAAAACCCAATCAAAATGATGTGGCGCAAATTCTGGACCTCGAGTTCGAAGCAAGGCGGGCCTTTATCGATTCAGATGTTACCAAGGAAGAAGACCGACCTGCAAAAATCCTTGATGCATATCCATGCTTTAAAGATGTTCAAAAC GCCATGGATGAGCTACGGCGCATAGTAGATGGTACTAACCGCAGATACATCGAGGACGTAAGAGGAAGATGGACAGAATTCTGCACGAAGGTGCAGTTCTACAGCGTGTGGAAGAAAGTCCTCAAACCCCCTTTTCCTTTGGATGTTCGCAGTG TGGATTTCACACTGGCCCTCTTCAATGCACTGCCACCCCTCTTCCCCTCATCCGTTTTGCCACCAAAGAAGCTTGCTTGCAGTGAGGCACTTATTCATATACTGAAGGTAAGCAAATATTTCCCCAGATTTAAgcaaattcattcattcacaaaactgtaa